A stretch of the Staphylococcus sp. NRL 16/872 genome encodes the following:
- a CDS encoding type 1 glutamine amidotransferase, which produces MNELTVYHFMSDKLNLYSDIGNIIALKQRAKKRNIKLNVVEINETEGVTLDECDIFFIGGGSDREQSIATKELSKIKSKLKEAIEDGMPGLTICGGYQFLGTKYITPDGTELEGLGILDFYTESRTDRLTGDIVIESETFGTIVGFENHGGRTHHNFGTLGHVKVGYGNNETDKREGIHYKNLLGTYLHGPILPKNHELTDYLLEKACERKDIPFEPRQLDNTEEEAAKRVIVERSAKN; this is translated from the coding sequence ATGAATGAATTAACTGTCTATCATTTTATGTCAGATAAATTGAACTTATATAGTGACATCGGGAATATTATCGCCCTTAAGCAACGTGCTAAAAAACGTAATATCAAATTAAATGTTGTAGAAATCAATGAAACAGAAGGCGTTACTTTAGATGAATGTGATATCTTCTTTATCGGTGGCGGAAGCGATAGAGAACAAAGTATCGCTACGAAAGAATTAAGTAAGATTAAATCAAAATTAAAAGAAGCGATTGAAGATGGTATGCCAGGCCTTACGATTTGTGGTGGTTACCAATTCTTAGGTACTAAATATATCACTCCAGATGGCACCGAGTTAGAAGGTCTAGGTATTTTAGACTTTTATACCGAATCACGTACTGATCGCTTGACTGGAGATATCGTGATTGAAAGCGAAACGTTTGGTACAATCGTCGGCTTTGAAAATCATGGTGGCCGTACGCATCATAACTTCGGTACATTAGGCCATGTTAAGGTTGGTTATGGAAATAATGAGACGGACAAACGTGAAGGCATACATTATAAAAACTTATTAGGTACGTACTTACATGGACCGATTTTACCTAAAAATCATGAGTTAACAGATTACCTATTGGAAAAAGCATGTGAACGTAAAGATATTCCTTTTGAACCAAGACAACTTGATAACACTGAAGAAGAAGCTGCAAAACGTGTCATCGTTGAACGTTCAGCGAAAAATTAA
- a CDS encoding aromatic acid exporter family protein produces MNKWYKHIIGARTIKTGLATFLTSLFCLMLNLTPIFAILTAIVTIEPTAKASLKKGYRRLPATVIGALFAVIFTYIFGDTSPLSYTFAAVFTILLCTKLNLQVGTTVAVLTAMAMIPGIHHAYFFNFFSRLLTALIGLVTAGLVNFIVLPPKYYQQIEDNLSVTEHKMYKLFAIRCQELLLGKFQSDESNDLLDKLVGLNTKTETLIGYQRDELRYHKNKEKEWKRLKDISNRAYSDRLLATHLSNIIYLPKDIHLKFTADEKMAMIKISNSINHIPSSDEFVRQKEAASTLKSSVKLLEEFDQNQIKSHLIYEILLIYRILDTRFEDKERERDRN; encoded by the coding sequence ATGAATAAATGGTATAAGCATATTATTGGGGCTAGAACAATTAAAACAGGGTTAGCGACCTTTCTAACGTCCTTATTTTGTTTAATGTTAAACCTAACTCCGATCTTCGCAATACTTACTGCAATCGTTACGATTGAACCTACTGCTAAGGCTTCCTTAAAAAAGGGTTACCGTAGATTACCTGCTACAGTGATTGGTGCACTATTTGCAGTGATATTTACTTATATATTTGGAGATACATCTCCTTTATCCTATACGTTTGCTGCAGTATTCACTATTTTATTGTGTACTAAATTAAACTTACAAGTGGGTACAACAGTAGCAGTACTAACCGCTATGGCGATGATTCCCGGTATTCATCATGCCTATTTCTTTAATTTCTTTTCCAGATTATTAACAGCTTTAATTGGGTTAGTAACTGCAGGATTAGTTAACTTCATCGTCTTACCCCCCAAATATTATCAACAAATAGAAGATAATTTATCGGTTACAGAACATAAAATGTACAAATTATTCGCAATTAGATGCCAAGAATTATTACTAGGCAAATTTCAATCTGATGAAAGCAATGATTTACTTGATAAATTAGTAGGACTAAATACAAAAACAGAAACATTAATTGGTTACCAACGTGATGAGTTAAGGTACCATAAAAACAAAGAAAAAGAATGGAAACGATTAAAAGATATATCAAACCGTGCTTATAGTGATCGTTTATTGGCTACCCATCTTTCTAATATCATATACTTGCCTAAAGATATTCATCTTAAATTTACTGCAGATGAAAAAATGGCAATGATTAAAATTAGTAATAGTATCAATCATATTCCATCAAGCGATGAATTTGTTCGACAAAAGGAAGCTGCTTCAACATTAAAATCTTCTGTTAAATTATTAGAAGAATTTGACCAAAATCAAATCAAAAGTCATCTCATCTATGAAATTTTATTAATTTATAGAATACTTGATACTCGATTTGAAGACAAAGAAAGGGAGCGGGACAGAAATTAA